From Denitrovibrio acetiphilus DSM 12809, the proteins below share one genomic window:
- a CDS encoding cytochrome c biogenesis CcdA family protein yields the protein MNNISIYTALLAGLLSFLSPCVLPLLPGYLSFISGESIETLSRGDKKAARLKVFLGAVFFGLGFMLVFVLLGASATKVGMLLKSYKLIIGRIAGIVIIILGLHMMGVFRINKLLVQKKWNYSNKAGKPFYINAFLLGIAFVFGWTPCLGPVLAGIFAMAASEDTVWQGIKLLTAFGFGLWIPFLISAFAVGYVLSGVRKAGKIVMVVEKTSGVLLIIIGLLMLTNSLQTISSYLVMWFPVLGNINF from the coding sequence ATGAACAATATATCAATATACACCGCACTACTTGCCGGGCTGCTCTCCTTTTTGTCTCCGTGTGTTCTTCCTCTTCTACCGGGGTACCTTTCGTTTATCTCCGGTGAATCGATCGAGACACTTTCCAGAGGCGATAAAAAAGCTGCACGGCTGAAAGTTTTCCTTGGAGCAGTCTTTTTCGGACTGGGTTTCATGCTTGTGTTTGTACTTCTCGGTGCATCAGCCACTAAGGTTGGGATGCTTCTGAAAAGCTACAAGCTTATTATCGGGCGCATTGCCGGAATTGTGATCATAATTCTGGGACTGCACATGATGGGAGTTTTCCGCATTAATAAACTTCTGGTGCAGAAGAAGTGGAATTATTCCAATAAAGCAGGTAAACCTTTCTATATTAATGCCTTTCTGCTTGGGATTGCATTTGTTTTCGGCTGGACACCATGTCTGGGACCTGTTCTTGCAGGTATTTTTGCAATGGCAGCAAGCGAAGACACAGTATGGCAGGGTATAAAACTTCTGACTGCTTTTGGCTTTGGTCTGTGGATACCGTTTCTTATCTCGGCTTTTGCTGTCGGGTATGTCCTCAGCGGAGTCAGGAAGGCTGGAAAAATCGTTATGGTTGTTGAAAAAACATCAGGGGTGCTGCTCATAATTATCGGTCTTTTGATGCTGACAAACAGCCTTCAGACTATCAGCTCATATCTTGTTATGTGGTTTCCTGTACTTGGCAATATAAATTTCTGA
- a CDS encoding GspE/PulE family protein: MAEMTVGELLKESGCVTEEQIRIALEIKKINKKMLGEILVDLSFVSPREVAIVIARQADKPFIDISEHPPSADALRLIDRHTAKQLEAIPIENTEKRLTVALADPFNINTIDILRRKTNKQINVYVADRESILKNIETNYHMLECPIDKEIQKLIDSAVASGITSEPPLLVEHILNSAIIERATDIHISPETSATHIFFRIDGILHHYYAFPHMVHSALSSRIKILSNLDIAEQRLPQDGAMSHSFFDEDFDVRVSTIPTCCGEGIVLRVLSKNISLFNLESLGFEPDTRDKLEKQLKRPHGILLVTGPTGSGKTTTLYASLRKINSLQRKILTAEDPIEYKFPFIKQTQLNLKAGYTFPRAMRAFLRQDPDVILLGEMRDEETAEMAMRASITGHLVLSTLHTNDAVTAIPRLMEMKIKDYMIASGVGGILSQRLIRKTCCSCQEETSESVAELISKGIPEEVFTKHGYSPDGEIIYKQGKGCAFCRNTGYAGRGVISELLVIDQEIGELIVTGATPMTIFRKAVTNGMIPIIESGLIKVMHGITTPDEILRVAL, encoded by the coding sequence ATGGCTGAAATGACCGTAGGCGAGCTCCTTAAAGAATCCGGATGTGTAACAGAAGAGCAGATCAGAATTGCTCTCGAAATAAAAAAAATAAACAAGAAGATGCTCGGAGAAATACTGGTCGATCTCTCCTTTGTTTCCCCCAGAGAAGTTGCCATTGTCATAGCCAGACAGGCAGACAAACCATTCATCGATATCAGCGAACACCCGCCGAGTGCGGATGCTCTCAGGCTCATAGACAGGCATACAGCAAAGCAGCTCGAAGCAATACCTATAGAAAACACTGAAAAGAGACTGACAGTGGCACTGGCTGACCCGTTCAACATAAACACCATAGACATACTCCGCAGAAAAACCAATAAACAGATTAATGTCTATGTAGCAGACAGGGAATCTATACTCAAAAATATAGAAACTAATTATCACATGCTTGAATGTCCGATTGACAAAGAAATTCAAAAGCTTATAGACAGTGCCGTCGCATCAGGCATAACATCTGAACCGCCTCTGCTGGTGGAGCATATTTTAAACAGTGCCATTATCGAAAGAGCCACAGATATACACATTTCACCTGAAACCTCTGCCACGCATATATTCTTTCGCATAGACGGCATCCTGCACCACTACTACGCCTTCCCCCATATGGTACACAGTGCACTATCTTCACGCATTAAAATATTGTCAAACCTGGACATTGCCGAACAAAGACTCCCGCAAGACGGAGCGATGAGCCACTCCTTTTTTGATGAGGATTTCGATGTCCGGGTATCAACAATACCAACCTGTTGCGGAGAAGGAATTGTTCTCAGAGTGCTTTCGAAAAACATCTCGCTGTTTAATCTGGAAAGCCTAGGGTTCGAACCGGACACCAGAGATAAACTAGAAAAGCAGCTTAAGCGTCCACACGGTATTCTGCTTGTCACAGGTCCTACGGGGTCAGGCAAAACAACAACTCTGTATGCCTCCCTGCGTAAAATTAACTCTTTGCAGCGAAAGATACTAACCGCAGAAGACCCCATCGAATACAAGTTTCCGTTCATTAAACAAACTCAGCTTAATCTGAAAGCCGGATATACTTTTCCACGGGCAATGAGGGCTTTCCTGCGTCAGGATCCGGATGTTATTCTTCTGGGTGAGATGCGTGACGAGGAAACAGCAGAAATGGCCATGAGAGCGTCGATAACAGGTCATCTCGTTCTCTCAACACTCCACACCAACGACGCTGTAACTGCTATTCCCAGACTGATGGAAATGAAAATCAAAGATTATATGATAGCTTCAGGCGTTGGAGGGATTTTGTCCCAGAGACTGATCAGAAAAACTTGCTGTTCATGTCAGGAAGAAACATCCGAAAGCGTAGCAGAGCTTATCAGCAAAGGGATACCAGAGGAGGTATTTACAAAGCACGGCTACTCTCCTGACGGAGAAATAATTTACAAGCAGGGAAAGGGATGCGCTTTTTGCAGAAATACAGGCTACGCCGGAAGAGGTGTAATAAGTGAACTGCTTGTTATAGACCAGGAAATCGGCGAATTAATCGTCACCGGAGCAACACCTATGACAATCTTCAGAAAAGCAGTGACTAACGGTATGATACCTATAATTGAATCGGGACTCATTAAAGTTATGCACGGCATCACAACCCCCGACGAAATACTTCGGGTAGCGCTCTAG
- a CDS encoding CcmD family protein gives MQNFSYLFAGYTAIFLLLGAYFFILGSKVSDLEKRVEALDSEED, from the coding sequence ATGCAGAATTTTTCATACCTGTTCGCAGGATACACTGCTATATTTCTTCTTTTAGGTGCTTATTTCTTTATACTCGGATCAAAAGTTTCTGATCTGGAAAAGAGAGTCGAAGCCCTTGACAGCGAAGAGGATTAA
- a CDS encoding cytochrome c maturation protein CcmE: MKKSWKFLFAAVVFAGAIGYLLVSGFSSESVYYLEVSEVLHNPEKFNKKGMRVSGDVVTGTIVKDFKKQYLEFDIADTSGQAMKVIYNGIIPDTFKEDIQVIIEGRFDQDADVFNAATVLTKCPSKYEADVDEG; the protein is encoded by the coding sequence ATGAAGAAATCCTGGAAATTTTTATTCGCCGCAGTAGTTTTCGCAGGCGCAATAGGGTATCTTTTAGTATCCGGTTTCAGTTCGGAGAGCGTTTATTACTTAGAAGTCTCAGAAGTTCTGCATAATCCGGAAAAATTCAACAAAAAAGGCATGCGTGTCAGCGGAGACGTTGTCACAGGCACTATCGTAAAAGATTTCAAAAAACAATATTTGGAATTTGACATCGCTGACACATCCGGTCAGGCTATGAAAGTGATATACAATGGTATCATCCCCGATACCTTCAAAGAGGATATACAAGTCATCATTGAAGGGCGTTTCGACCAGGATGCAGATGTTTTTAATGCTGCTACAGTTTTAACTAAATGTCCGTCCAAGTACGAAGCGGACGTTGACGAGGGCTGA
- the ccsA gene encoding cytochrome c biogenesis protein CcsA: protein MKLQKTLDVAAISAVCIALYFAFIFAPAELHMGAVQRIFYFHVASAWIAFFAFFVTFVLSILFLIKQNFLFDDIAESSAEIGILFCTIVLITGPIWARPTWGVWWTWDPRLTTTTILWFIYAGYIMLRKFIDEPDKRAKFAAAVGIIGFIDVPIVFFSIRWWRTIHPNVVQEGGGGLHPDMLKALLISVFAFTLLYAAMLLKRTRVASLARKIDSLEG, encoded by the coding sequence ATGAAATTACAAAAGACATTAGATGTCGCAGCTATTTCTGCTGTGTGCATTGCACTTTACTTTGCATTTATTTTCGCTCCAGCCGAACTACACATGGGCGCTGTACAGCGTATTTTTTATTTCCATGTGGCATCTGCCTGGATAGCTTTTTTCGCCTTCTTTGTGACCTTCGTACTCAGTATTCTGTTTCTTATTAAACAGAACTTTTTATTTGACGATATCGCAGAGAGCAGCGCAGAAATAGGTATTCTCTTCTGTACAATAGTCCTCATCACGGGTCCTATATGGGCAAGACCTACATGGGGTGTCTGGTGGACATGGGATCCGAGACTGACTACAACAACAATTCTCTGGTTTATATATGCAGGTTATATCATGCTTCGCAAATTCATCGATGAACCTGACAAAAGAGCTAAGTTCGCTGCTGCGGTGGGGATAATAGGCTTTATAGATGTACCGATAGTTTTCTTTTCCATACGCTGGTGGCGCACAATTCACCCGAATGTTGTTCAGGAAGGCGGAGGCGGTCTTCACCCTGACATGCTTAAAGCTCTGCTTATAAGTGTATTCGCATTCACTCTTTTATACGCTGCCATGCTTCTTAAAAGAACCAGAGTCGCATCACTCGCACGCAAAATAGATTCACTGGAGGGTTAA
- a CDS encoding type II secretion system F family protein yields the protein MRLYGVTAINDKGQKTHQIIELEDNENVADYMEMDGSNVLSIKKLPSFYRFLRFRQKINPQDIVELIENLHLTVRSGLPISSALSDLAKDADNNHLQSVLENISNRVHAGMTLSKALSRHSGIFSDITVNLVRIGEETGKLDNTLKDAAEHMKKMNDLTTKTKSALIYPSFALVGMILTMVFWLVAVMPKMISAFKSFQIDLPPATKLIMGMSGFFQSYFIETAIISFVFVSLHLTLRKTQNRYKYITDKLLLKTPVFGQIIRNYNYAFIAEYLRLMISAGLPLYLALTIMEESLTNSVYKCSIEQAKDGISMGKSFSEALKEQNLYPNVILRMVSIGEQTGNLDVQLGNIAENYYYKVDCTSTNISKMIEPLIIAFIGAFMLVIMLGLMGPVFSLITNMPI from the coding sequence ATGCGGCTATATGGCGTGACGGCAATAAATGATAAAGGTCAGAAAACACATCAGATAATAGAACTGGAAGACAATGAAAATGTTGCAGACTATATGGAGATGGATGGTTCAAACGTTTTATCAATAAAGAAACTTCCATCATTTTATCGCTTTCTCAGGTTCAGGCAAAAGATTAATCCACAGGACATAGTGGAACTGATAGAAAATCTGCACCTAACAGTCAGATCCGGTCTCCCTATCAGCTCTGCACTCTCCGACCTTGCAAAAGATGCCGACAATAATCATCTACAAAGTGTGCTGGAAAATATCTCTAACAGAGTACACGCTGGAATGACTCTATCAAAAGCACTTTCCAGACACTCCGGAATATTCTCAGATATCACAGTAAACCTCGTGCGCATAGGCGAAGAAACAGGAAAACTCGACAATACCCTGAAAGATGCGGCTGAACATATGAAGAAGATGAACGACCTCACCACTAAAACCAAATCAGCACTTATTTACCCCTCATTTGCGCTGGTCGGTATGATTCTGACAATGGTTTTCTGGCTGGTGGCTGTCATGCCTAAAATGATCTCTGCATTCAAATCATTTCAGATTGATCTGCCTCCTGCAACCAAACTCATAATGGGAATGTCAGGCTTCTTTCAGTCATACTTTATAGAGACCGCAATAATATCCTTCGTATTTGTGTCTCTGCACCTGACTCTCAGGAAGACACAAAACAGATACAAATACATAACTGACAAACTGCTCCTCAAAACACCTGTCTTTGGTCAGATAATCAGGAATTATAACTATGCGTTCATTGCAGAGTATCTACGGCTGATGATATCTGCAGGTCTTCCTCTTTATCTGGCGTTAACGATAATGGAAGAAAGTCTTACAAATTCGGTATACAAATGCTCTATAGAGCAGGCAAAAGATGGGATATCTATGGGGAAATCCTTTTCAGAGGCATTAAAGGAGCAGAACCTCTATCCAAATGTGATCTTAAGGATGGTCAGTATAGGCGAACAGACCGGCAACCTCGATGTCCAGCTTGGCAATATAGCAGAAAATTACTACTATAAGGTTGACTGCACATCAACAAACATATCTAAAATGATAGAACCTCTGATAATAGCATTTATCGGGGCTTTCATGCTGGTGATAATGCTCGGACTCATGGGACCGGTATTTTCTTTAATCACCAACATGCCGATCTGA
- a CDS encoding ABC transporter ATP-binding protein codes for MSEPLIKFSSVNKKYGHIHALRDVSVSFEKGEFVSVFGPNGAGKSTFLKLLCTMTSPSSGEISYEGVPLKKLRDEYRSRFGVISHQPFLYSELTAMENLRFYAQLYGVKHIDERIKELLTKVELYKRRNDKVRGYSRGMLQRLSITRALLHNPDIVVLDEPYTGLDTHASDILTKILTELFDSLRTIIMVTHNMKQGYDAASRLAIIRRGKLVFDKKKSDISLTEFERSYTEAVS; via the coding sequence ATGTCTGAACCTCTTATAAAGTTCAGCAGCGTTAATAAAAAATACGGGCACATCCACGCACTGCGTGATGTGTCCGTCTCTTTTGAAAAGGGCGAGTTTGTCAGCGTCTTCGGTCCGAACGGTGCAGGTAAGTCAACCTTTTTAAAACTCCTCTGCACAATGACATCCCCCTCATCCGGAGAGATAAGCTATGAAGGAGTTCCTCTGAAAAAGCTCAGAGACGAATACCGAAGTAGATTCGGGGTGATCTCGCATCAGCCGTTTTTATATTCTGAACTTACAGCTATGGAAAATCTTCGTTTCTATGCTCAACTCTACGGCGTAAAGCACATTGACGAACGCATAAAAGAACTGCTGACAAAGGTCGAACTTTATAAAAGACGTAATGACAAAGTTAGAGGCTACTCCAGAGGCATGCTGCAAAGACTTTCTATCACACGAGCTCTTTTGCACAACCCCGACATTGTTGTCCTTGACGAGCCCTACACGGGTCTCGATACACACGCATCTGACATACTGACTAAAATATTAACAGAGCTCTTTGATAGTCTGCGTACAATTATCATGGTTACCCATAACATGAAACAGGGGTACGATGCAGCTTCTCGACTTGCGATTATCAGGCGAGGGAAGCTTGTTTTTGATAAGAAAAAGTCAGACATTTCGCTCACTGAATTTGAGCGGTCATACACTGAGGCGGTGAGCTGA
- a CDS encoding heme lyase CcmF/NrfE family subunit, translating to MGQIGNLFQLLGLFAGFAAFGMYVYAMQTKSKSYSKMADWFMITQAACTTLASMVLVYALATGYFKMEYVAQYTDSALPFIYKISGWWAGQAGSLLFWGWLITVYALIEVIRLKNYDTKHRSAVLAVSALTATFFLILTVFVTSPFQELDFFPQDGMGMNPLLQNPGMLYHPPTLFLGFVGFTIVAGHSFGALVSREASAFWAVDTRRWLIITWIFLTIGIVLGGEWAYVELGWGGYWAWDPVENASLLPWLTSTALLHSIVIFERRGKLKIWSHMLILISFQMCLFGTFITRSGVLDSVHAFGKSSLGYFFLVFMIGTTIIFIAYLIPMAKKLSENEDKHFNFSSREGVFFLANWFFVGLTLVIVIGTMMPIISGLFLPEKITVGIPYYNKVSSPFFLLILLASGIAPLLSYSKTESGTIIKKMLPSAVIGIFAMAAMYVFGYTQPLSVILTGVTTFSFVTILIQITVNVRKSGAKVLLSNRRYYGGLIVHIGVVLMAYGIIASSFYNYQVDRVLAPGESFKFEEYTLQVADVQFKQRKNYTSAYAPVRVFKDGKKLYTLAPERRFYDKNQEAFAEVAIRSSLKGDLYLILSSYSKNENYVGIQAVYQPLIAWVWIGCIVMVLGGIYGISGRKKQNV from the coding sequence ATGGGACAAATTGGTAATCTTTTTCAATTGCTCGGATTATTTGCCGGTTTTGCGGCATTTGGTATGTATGTTTACGCTATGCAGACGAAGTCTAAATCTTACAGCAAAATGGCTGACTGGTTTATGATAACACAAGCCGCCTGCACAACTTTAGCCTCTATGGTGCTTGTTTACGCACTCGCCACAGGGTATTTCAAAATGGAATACGTGGCACAGTATACAGACAGTGCTCTGCCGTTCATATATAAAATTAGCGGATGGTGGGCTGGTCAGGCCGGTTCACTCCTCTTCTGGGGATGGCTGATCACAGTTTACGCACTTATAGAAGTAATACGTCTTAAAAATTATGACACTAAACACAGATCTGCTGTGCTTGCTGTTTCAGCACTTACTGCGACATTCTTCCTTATCCTGACTGTCTTCGTCACCAGTCCTTTTCAGGAACTTGACTTCTTTCCACAGGATGGTATGGGGATGAACCCGCTGTTGCAGAACCCTGGAATGCTTTATCACCCGCCAACCCTATTCCTTGGGTTTGTTGGTTTCACAATAGTTGCCGGGCACTCATTCGGCGCACTTGTCAGCAGAGAAGCATCTGCTTTCTGGGCTGTAGACACACGCCGCTGGCTTATAATTACATGGATTTTCCTTACAATAGGTATTGTTCTCGGTGGCGAGTGGGCTTATGTTGAGCTCGGCTGGGGCGGTTATTGGGCGTGGGACCCCGTGGAGAACGCATCTCTGCTTCCATGGCTGACATCCACCGCACTGCTTCACTCCATAGTCATCTTCGAACGCAGAGGAAAACTCAAGATATGGTCACATATGCTGATCCTTATATCATTCCAGATGTGCCTTTTCGGAACATTTATCACAAGAAGCGGTGTTCTTGACTCCGTGCATGCATTCGGTAAATCATCACTTGGATATTTTTTCCTCGTTTTCATGATCGGTACAACAATCATATTCATCGCATATCTTATCCCTATGGCAAAAAAACTTTCAGAGAATGAGGATAAACATTTCAACTTTTCATCCAGAGAAGGTGTTTTCTTCCTTGCTAACTGGTTTTTTGTCGGACTTACACTAGTTATCGTTATAGGCACTATGATGCCAATAATATCCGGTCTTTTTCTGCCGGAAAAGATAACTGTAGGCATCCCGTATTATAACAAAGTATCATCACCTTTCTTTCTGCTTATCCTGCTGGCAAGCGGTATTGCCCCGCTGCTTTCATACAGCAAAACTGAAAGCGGAACGATTATCAAGAAGATGCTTCCATCTGCTGTCATAGGCATATTTGCCATGGCTGCAATGTATGTTTTCGGCTACACACAGCCTCTTTCTGTCATTCTCACTGGTGTAACAACATTTTCGTTTGTAACAATACTTATACAAATAACAGTAAATGTCAGGAAAAGCGGTGCTAAGGTGCTGCTGTCCAACAGACGCTACTATGGAGGACTTATCGTACATATCGGGGTAGTCCTTATGGCATATGGCATCATTGCATCATCCTTTTATAATTATCAGGTCGATAGAGTTCTTGCACCCGGCGAAAGCTTTAAGTTTGAAGAATATACTCTTCAGGTTGCAGATGTTCAGTTTAAACAGCGTAAAAACTACACCTCTGCTTACGCTCCTGTCCGCGTTTTTAAAGACGGCAAGAAATTATACACTCTTGCTCCTGAGCGCAGATTCTACGATAAAAATCAGGAAGCATTCGCTGAAGTGGCAATAAGGTCTTCCCTTAAAGGTGATCTTTACCTTATACTGTCGTCCTATTCTAAAAATGAAAACTATGTTGGTATTCAAGCAGTTTATCAGCCGTTGATAGCTTGGGTATGGATAGGGTGTATAGTTATGGTACTTGGTGGTATATACGGTATATCAGGACGGAAAAAACAAAATGTCTGA
- a CDS encoding mechanosensitive ion channel family protein has product MMQVTMNLYLLLDNIIQLSVKILRELADYVQADPVSVFLTLGAAFAGYVILNIYKYVASKRTVSLKLDILIYILSPFIYILFTYYAVQSDETNPLFLALNYLGIFWISGALMRVPSKYYGIKVRLYYIPSILLIAVALVLSAYIDMAAIYSDVTEKGLKGVLVFARGLSKILMMIGIFIYLRAILPRSVKMLESYYPKITAFATLSRLVMTAYTVVALLWVLNMIVLDFRAVMSFALLGMMLALLSYILYKVRQNLDRIYKRALYTELEWMQIQKSLGRFMLLTFAYIYYSLVYNALNMSDVLAKLKKIYFFETKLFSLSVLSLISAVFIFMYLKSLLFLLTKYLRVIFSDRSLSDDTDSLEIIVYNMGLLLVIMSAMLQLGITWQIVVPAAGALGIGIGFGLQAVINNYICGFILLFSKKVRIGDFVELPGSAGSAVGVQSGSVFGRVVSIDMFATTVQTYDNIEIMVPNSIFISETIINYTRSDKFIRVRVPVGIAYSSDIDLAQKLMREAIEDCEHVVKHKGQDVWFMGYGESSLDFMVLFWLNMSEGFQITAVKNVFLTSLWHKFKEHDIEIPFPQSDVWFRNELHMADKTVKEND; this is encoded by the coding sequence ATGATGCAAGTCACTATGAATCTTTATTTGCTTCTGGACAATATCATTCAGCTTTCTGTAAAGATATTGAGAGAGCTTGCTGATTATGTTCAGGCAGATCCGGTTTCCGTTTTTCTCACTCTTGGCGCAGCTTTTGCCGGATATGTTATTCTTAATATCTATAAGTATGTAGCATCTAAACGTACAGTAAGTCTGAAGCTTGATATACTGATCTATATTCTTTCCCCTTTTATTTACATATTATTCACATATTACGCAGTTCAGTCTGATGAGACAAATCCGCTTTTTCTGGCGTTGAATTATCTGGGGATTTTCTGGATTTCCGGTGCGCTGATGCGTGTGCCGTCTAAATATTACGGAATCAAAGTAAGGTTATACTATATCCCGTCTATACTGTTGATAGCTGTTGCCCTTGTGCTTTCAGCTTATATCGACATGGCGGCTATCTATTCAGATGTCACAGAGAAGGGACTTAAGGGTGTTCTGGTTTTTGCGCGTGGTTTGTCCAAGATCCTTATGATGATTGGTATTTTTATTTATCTCAGGGCGATTCTGCCGAGGTCAGTAAAGATGCTTGAGAGCTATTACCCGAAGATTACAGCATTCGCAACACTTTCAAGGCTCGTTATGACTGCCTATACTGTAGTGGCTCTTTTGTGGGTTTTGAATATGATTGTGCTGGATTTTCGGGCTGTAATGTCGTTTGCGCTGCTGGGTATGATGCTGGCGCTTCTGTCTTATATCCTTTATAAAGTCAGGCAGAACCTTGACAGAATCTATAAGCGTGCTCTTTACACCGAACTTGAATGGATGCAGATACAAAAAAGCCTCGGAAGGTTTATGCTGCTGACGTTTGCATATATTTATTATTCACTGGTTTATAATGCTCTTAACATGAGCGATGTGCTTGCCAAACTGAAGAAGATTTATTTCTTTGAAACCAAACTGTTTTCTCTTTCTGTACTCAGCCTGATATCGGCTGTATTTATATTTATGTACCTGAAAAGCTTGCTCTTTCTGCTTACAAAATACCTACGTGTCATTTTCTCTGACAGGTCGTTGTCGGACGATACAGATTCGCTGGAGATAATAGTTTATAATATGGGGTTATTGCTGGTAATCATGTCTGCAATGCTTCAGCTTGGTATCACATGGCAGATAGTCGTGCCTGCTGCGGGTGCTCTTGGTATAGGTATCGGATTCGGTCTTCAGGCTGTAATTAATAACTATATCTGCGGGTTTATTCTTCTGTTTTCAAAGAAGGTGCGCATAGGCGATTTTGTGGAACTCCCCGGTTCTGCCGGGAGTGCTGTGGGGGTGCAGTCAGGGTCTGTCTTCGGTCGTGTTGTATCCATAGATATGTTTGCAACAACAGTGCAGACTTACGACAACATAGAAATAATGGTTCCGAACTCTATCTTTATCTCTGAGACAATAATAAACTACACCAGAAGCGATAAATTTATCCGTGTGCGTGTTCCTGTTGGGATAGCCTATTCCTCTGATATAGACCTTGCGCAGAAGCTCATGAGAGAAGCTATCGAAGACTGCGAGCATGTGGTCAAGCATAAAGGGCAGGATGTATGGTTTATGGGATACGGTGAAAGCTCGCTGGACTTTATGGTGCTTTTCTGGCTGAATATGTCCGAAGGGTTTCAGATAACCGCCGTCAAGAATGTTTTTTTAACGTCCCTCTGGCATAAATTCAAAGAACATGATATAGAAATCCCGTTTCCTCAGTCGGATGTATGGTTTCGTAATGAACTGCATATGGCTGACAAGACGGTTAAGGAGAATGATTAA
- a CDS encoding heme exporter protein CcmB: MNYMQSLMAIIRKDLLHELKSREIVVSMLLFSVLTVVVFSFIFEPGSEFKNRVVGGILWMAVIFAGLLGLNKSMMSEVNGGNFSALLLAPVDRSAIFFGKAISNFMFMMVVELITIPLFTVLYNISIFNSSYMPMTVFLMGTYGFAILGTLFSIISVNTRTREVMLPLLLLPVMVPVILSAVQALNIYILGEDPALAHKWLSLLAVFDIIFTVVVFAVFDFIVED, from the coding sequence ATGAACTATATGCAGTCACTCATGGCTATCATACGCAAAGACCTGCTGCACGAACTCAAGTCCAGAGAGATAGTAGTGTCTATGCTTCTCTTCTCTGTTTTAACTGTTGTGGTTTTCAGTTTTATATTTGAGCCAGGCTCAGAGTTTAAAAACCGTGTTGTCGGAGGTATATTGTGGATGGCGGTTATCTTCGCCGGACTGCTCGGGCTGAACAAGTCTATGATGAGCGAAGTCAACGGCGGTAACTTTTCAGCCCTACTACTTGCTCCGGTTGACAGATCGGCTATCTTTTTCGGAAAGGCGATAAGCAACTTTATGTTTATGATGGTGGTAGAGCTTATAACCATACCGCTCTTTACAGTTCTCTATAACATAAGCATCTTTAACTCCAGCTATATGCCTATGACAGTTTTTCTAATGGGAACTTATGGATTTGCCATATTAGGCACCTTGTTTTCCATTATATCTGTCAACACAAGAACCAGAGAGGTTATGCTGCCTCTCCTGCTTCTACCTGTGATGGTACCGGTTATTCTCTCCGCAGTTCAGGCACTTAACATTTATATTCTTGGTGAAGATCCTGCACTCGCTCACAAATGGTTGAGTCTTCTTGCAGTATTCGATATTATATTTACAGTCGTTGTGTTTGCAGTATTCGATTTTATAGTAGAGGATTAA